The following proteins are encoded in a genomic region of Magnolia sinica isolate HGM2019 chromosome 1, MsV1, whole genome shotgun sequence:
- the LOC131256137 gene encoding uncharacterized protein LOC131256137 isoform X2, which produces MRRFCSSYPSLRRFSRTSFFSQGTLINRCWNFQRDRFRLSSNLSQLAAGRHPGPLSRYRSLVEQGKLQHDLYQERVASELEDLLGRLEQYEKDMEEYHASLANWEKNRETERRRLLMEEAEVKQQGGIRKSVNKHRNGFVEKWILRRRNENIEPGVGRMVSYLNREKKLDSIVGTHPVAPRAPKGLYLYGSVGSGKTMLMDMFYSATDGIVKHRRRFHFHEAMLEINEHMHKIWKKQVEEKTFQSVISSWIENLPFDTKVKEWLAAEEKYKQEVQMKHILPAVADRFLVDRQADQGGASILCFDEIQTVDVFAIVALSGILSRLLSTGTVLVATSNRAPEDLNQDGMQRDIFLKLVTKLEEHCQNILVGSDIDYRRLIAKRTIEQVHYFWPLDNQARNEFEKMWHEAVNQSGGSIISDTIPVMFGRMLEVHESCNGVARFTFDYLCGRPARRFITLIDELYNHHCCLFCTAASSIDDLFQGTDEGTLFDLESFQFETEIEGGKLRRDVLAEGDVGSGGAPSGIASLLSGQEEMFAFRRAVSRLIEMQTPLYLEVVQHIHPYFQGRRQELPSNHFSIPQLQLS; this is translated from the exons atgagaaggtTCTGCTCATCATATCCTTCTCTTCGTCGATTCTCTCGAACTTCCTTCTTCTCCCAAGGAACCCTAATCAATAGGTGCTGGAATTTTCAGAGAGACAGATTCCGCTTATCCAGCAATCTTTCTCAACTCGCTGCTGGAAGGCATCCTG GCCCACTTTCTCGCTATAGGAGTTTGGTTGAGCAAGGGAAACTCCAGCATGATCTTTATCAGGAAAGGGTGGCTTCTGAATTGGAGGATTTACTTGGGAGGTTGGAGCAGTATGAGAAAGACATGGAGGAATACCAT GCATCCCTCGCCAACTGGGAGAAGAACAGAGAGACTGAGAGGCGCAGGCTTTTGATGGAGGAAGCTGAGGTTAAGCAGCAGGGGGGCATACGGAAATCAGTGAATAAACATCGAAATGGATTTGTAGAAAAGTGGATTTTACG GAGAAGAAATGAGAATATTGAACCAGGAGTGGGGAGAATGGTTTCATACCTTAATCGCGAGAAgaagttggattcaatagttgGTACCCATCCAGTCGCTCCTCGAGCCCCAAAAGGACTATATTTATATGGAAGCGTTGGAAGTG GGAAGACAATGTTAATGGACATGTTTTACAGTGCCACAGACGGCATTGTTAAACACCGAAGGAGGTTTCACTTTCACGAG GCTATGCTTGAAATAAATGAACATATGCATAAGATTTGGAAGAAGCAAGTGGAGGAAAAAACTTTCCAATCAGTTATTTCTAGTTGGATAGAGAATCTTCCATTTGATACAAAGGTGAAAGAGTGGTTGGCTGCAGAAGAAAAGTATAAGCAAGAGGTACAGATGAAGCATATTCTTCCTGCTGTGGCAGATAGATTTCTTGTTGACAGGCAAGCTGATCAAGGTGGAGCAAGCATTCTTTGCTTTGATGAGATACAG ACTGTTGATGTATTTGCTATTGTGGCCTTATCTGGAATTCTAAGCAGATTGTTAAGTACTGGGACTGTTCTTGTTGCTACCAGTAATAGAGCTCCTGAGGATTTGAATCAG GATGGCATGCAGAGGGACATATTTCTAAAATTAGTCACCAAGTTGGAGGAGCACTGTCAAAATATTTTGGTTGGAAGTGACATTGATTACCGTCGCCTTATAGCGAAAAGAACTATAGAACAG GTTCATTACTTTTGGCCTTTGGATAACCAAGCTCGTAATGAATTTGAGAAAATGTGGCACGAAGCCGTGAATCAGTCTGGAGGAAGCATAATCTCAGATACAATTCCTGTGATGTTCGGGAG AATGCTGGAGGTTCATGAAAGCTGTAATGGGGTAGCACGATTCACATTCGATTATCTATGTGGTCGCCCG GCACGAAGGTTTATCACCCTTATTGATGAGTTGTACAATCATCACTGCTGCCTTTTCTGTACAGCAGCTTCTTCTATTGATGATCTATTCCAAGGAACAGATGAGGGGACACTTTTTGATTTGGAAAG TTTCCAGTTTGAAACAGAGATAGAAGGTGGGAAACTTCGTCGAGATGTTTTAGCAGAAGGCGATGTAGGTTCTGGGGGCGCACCATCTGGAATTGCATCCTTACTATCAGGCCAGGAAGAAATGTTTGCCTTTCGCCGAGCT
- the LOC131256137 gene encoding uncharacterized protein LOC131256137 isoform X1, protein MRRFCSSYPSLRRFSRTSFFSQGTLINRCWNFQRDRFRLSSNLSQLAAGRHPGPLSRYRSLVEQGKLQHDLYQERVASELEDLLGRLEQYEKDMEEYHASLANWEKNRETERRRLLMEEAEVKQQGGIRKSVNKHRNGFVEKWILRRRNENIEPGVGRMVSYLNREKKLDSIVGTHPVAPRAPKGLYLYGSVGSGKTMLMDMFYSATDGIVKHRRRFHFHEAMLEINEHMHKIWKKQVEEKTFQSVISSWIENLPFDTKVKEWLAAEEKYKQEVQMKHILPAVADRFLVDRQADQGGASILCFDEIQTVDVFAIVALSGILSRLLSTGTVLVATSNRAPEDLNQDGMQRDIFLKLVTKLEEHCQNILVGSDIDYRRLIAKRTIEQVHYFWPLDNQARNEFEKMWHEAVNQSGGSIISDTIPVMFGRMLEVHESCNGVARFTFDYLCGRPLGAADYIAVAKNYHTVFISDIPMMSMRIRDKARRFITLIDELYNHHCCLFCTAASSIDDLFQGTDEGTLFDLESFQFETEIEGGKLRRDVLAEGDVGSGGAPSGIASLLSGQEEMFAFRRAVSRLIEMQTPLYLEVVQHIHPYFQGRRQELPSNHFSIPQLQLS, encoded by the exons atgagaaggtTCTGCTCATCATATCCTTCTCTTCGTCGATTCTCTCGAACTTCCTTCTTCTCCCAAGGAACCCTAATCAATAGGTGCTGGAATTTTCAGAGAGACAGATTCCGCTTATCCAGCAATCTTTCTCAACTCGCTGCTGGAAGGCATCCTG GCCCACTTTCTCGCTATAGGAGTTTGGTTGAGCAAGGGAAACTCCAGCATGATCTTTATCAGGAAAGGGTGGCTTCTGAATTGGAGGATTTACTTGGGAGGTTGGAGCAGTATGAGAAAGACATGGAGGAATACCAT GCATCCCTCGCCAACTGGGAGAAGAACAGAGAGACTGAGAGGCGCAGGCTTTTGATGGAGGAAGCTGAGGTTAAGCAGCAGGGGGGCATACGGAAATCAGTGAATAAACATCGAAATGGATTTGTAGAAAAGTGGATTTTACG GAGAAGAAATGAGAATATTGAACCAGGAGTGGGGAGAATGGTTTCATACCTTAATCGCGAGAAgaagttggattcaatagttgGTACCCATCCAGTCGCTCCTCGAGCCCCAAAAGGACTATATTTATATGGAAGCGTTGGAAGTG GGAAGACAATGTTAATGGACATGTTTTACAGTGCCACAGACGGCATTGTTAAACACCGAAGGAGGTTTCACTTTCACGAG GCTATGCTTGAAATAAATGAACATATGCATAAGATTTGGAAGAAGCAAGTGGAGGAAAAAACTTTCCAATCAGTTATTTCTAGTTGGATAGAGAATCTTCCATTTGATACAAAGGTGAAAGAGTGGTTGGCTGCAGAAGAAAAGTATAAGCAAGAGGTACAGATGAAGCATATTCTTCCTGCTGTGGCAGATAGATTTCTTGTTGACAGGCAAGCTGATCAAGGTGGAGCAAGCATTCTTTGCTTTGATGAGATACAG ACTGTTGATGTATTTGCTATTGTGGCCTTATCTGGAATTCTAAGCAGATTGTTAAGTACTGGGACTGTTCTTGTTGCTACCAGTAATAGAGCTCCTGAGGATTTGAATCAG GATGGCATGCAGAGGGACATATTTCTAAAATTAGTCACCAAGTTGGAGGAGCACTGTCAAAATATTTTGGTTGGAAGTGACATTGATTACCGTCGCCTTATAGCGAAAAGAACTATAGAACAG GTTCATTACTTTTGGCCTTTGGATAACCAAGCTCGTAATGAATTTGAGAAAATGTGGCACGAAGCCGTGAATCAGTCTGGAGGAAGCATAATCTCAGATACAATTCCTGTGATGTTCGGGAG AATGCTGGAGGTTCATGAAAGCTGTAATGGGGTAGCACGATTCACATTCGATTATCTATGTGGTCGCCCG TTGGGGGCAGCAGATTATATTGCAGTAGCCAAGAATTATCACACAGTTTTCATATCCGACATTCCCATGATGAGTATGCGTATTCGCGACAAG GCACGAAGGTTTATCACCCTTATTGATGAGTTGTACAATCATCACTGCTGCCTTTTCTGTACAGCAGCTTCTTCTATTGATGATCTATTCCAAGGAACAGATGAGGGGACACTTTTTGATTTGGAAAG TTTCCAGTTTGAAACAGAGATAGAAGGTGGGAAACTTCGTCGAGATGTTTTAGCAGAAGGCGATGTAGGTTCTGGGGGCGCACCATCTGGAATTGCATCCTTACTATCAGGCCAGGAAGAAATGTTTGCCTTTCGCCGAGCT
- the LOC131256137 gene encoding protein AFG1 isoform X3: MRRFCSSYPSLRRFSRTSFFSQGTLINRCWNFQRDRFRLSSNLSQLAAGRHPGPLSRYRSLVEQGKLQHDLYQERVASELEDLLGRLEQYEKDMEEYHASLANWEKNRETERRRLLMEEAEVKQQGGIRKSVNKHRNGFVEKWILRRRNENIEPGVGRMVSYLNREKKLDSIVGTHPVAPRAPKGLYLYGSVGSGKTMLMDMFYSATDGIVKHRRRFHFHEAMLEINEHMHKIWKKQVEEKTFQSVISSWIENLPFDTKVKEWLAAEEKYKQEVQMKHILPAVADRFLVDRQADQGGASILCFDEIQVHYFWPLDNQARNEFEKMWHEAVNQSGGSIISDTIPVMFGRMLEVHESCNGVARFTFDYLCGRPLGAADYIAVAKNYHTVFISDIPMMSMRIRDKARRFITLIDELYNHHCCLFCTAASSIDDLFQGTDEGTLFDLESFQFETEIEGGKLRRDVLAEGDVGSGGAPSGIASLLSGQEEMFAFRRAVSRLIEMQTPLYLEVVQHIHPYFQGRRQELPSNHFSIPQLQLS; this comes from the exons atgagaaggtTCTGCTCATCATATCCTTCTCTTCGTCGATTCTCTCGAACTTCCTTCTTCTCCCAAGGAACCCTAATCAATAGGTGCTGGAATTTTCAGAGAGACAGATTCCGCTTATCCAGCAATCTTTCTCAACTCGCTGCTGGAAGGCATCCTG GCCCACTTTCTCGCTATAGGAGTTTGGTTGAGCAAGGGAAACTCCAGCATGATCTTTATCAGGAAAGGGTGGCTTCTGAATTGGAGGATTTACTTGGGAGGTTGGAGCAGTATGAGAAAGACATGGAGGAATACCAT GCATCCCTCGCCAACTGGGAGAAGAACAGAGAGACTGAGAGGCGCAGGCTTTTGATGGAGGAAGCTGAGGTTAAGCAGCAGGGGGGCATACGGAAATCAGTGAATAAACATCGAAATGGATTTGTAGAAAAGTGGATTTTACG GAGAAGAAATGAGAATATTGAACCAGGAGTGGGGAGAATGGTTTCATACCTTAATCGCGAGAAgaagttggattcaatagttgGTACCCATCCAGTCGCTCCTCGAGCCCCAAAAGGACTATATTTATATGGAAGCGTTGGAAGTG GGAAGACAATGTTAATGGACATGTTTTACAGTGCCACAGACGGCATTGTTAAACACCGAAGGAGGTTTCACTTTCACGAG GCTATGCTTGAAATAAATGAACATATGCATAAGATTTGGAAGAAGCAAGTGGAGGAAAAAACTTTCCAATCAGTTATTTCTAGTTGGATAGAGAATCTTCCATTTGATACAAAGGTGAAAGAGTGGTTGGCTGCAGAAGAAAAGTATAAGCAAGAGGTACAGATGAAGCATATTCTTCCTGCTGTGGCAGATAGATTTCTTGTTGACAGGCAAGCTGATCAAGGTGGAGCAAGCATTCTTTGCTTTGATGAGATACAG GTTCATTACTTTTGGCCTTTGGATAACCAAGCTCGTAATGAATTTGAGAAAATGTGGCACGAAGCCGTGAATCAGTCTGGAGGAAGCATAATCTCAGATACAATTCCTGTGATGTTCGGGAG AATGCTGGAGGTTCATGAAAGCTGTAATGGGGTAGCACGATTCACATTCGATTATCTATGTGGTCGCCCG TTGGGGGCAGCAGATTATATTGCAGTAGCCAAGAATTATCACACAGTTTTCATATCCGACATTCCCATGATGAGTATGCGTATTCGCGACAAG GCACGAAGGTTTATCACCCTTATTGATGAGTTGTACAATCATCACTGCTGCCTTTTCTGTACAGCAGCTTCTTCTATTGATGATCTATTCCAAGGAACAGATGAGGGGACACTTTTTGATTTGGAAAG TTTCCAGTTTGAAACAGAGATAGAAGGTGGGAAACTTCGTCGAGATGTTTTAGCAGAAGGCGATGTAGGTTCTGGGGGCGCACCATCTGGAATTGCATCCTTACTATCAGGCCAGGAAGAAATGTTTGCCTTTCGCCGAGCT